Proteins encoded in a region of the Cydia pomonella isolate Wapato2018A chromosome 3, ilCydPomo1, whole genome shotgun sequence genome:
- the LOC133515718 gene encoding ras GTPase-activating protein-binding protein 2 isoform X2: MVMEASPSPSPQSVGREFVRQYYTLLNKAPTHLHRFYNNYSSFVHGGLDAPHRETLPVVGQKQIHNRIQQLNFRDCHAKISQVDSQATLGNGVVVQVTGELSNGGAPMRRFTQTFVLAAQSPKKYYVHNDIFRYQDLVPEDEEPGSPAEPAGYFPPPPFPPAFPAPPALDEPTLNGHQPERLHAAAPAAPLAPAEPEPEPAAVLAAAPAPAPAPAPAPAPAAAPEPAPEPEPPREPTPPPVQQPQPVVPPEPKTYANLLKSSAPVSAAPAPAPASAPAPAPAAAPAPQEPRPRVPRPPRDSQPNGSRNERGARDERGERGERGERGERGEARRYSDSQQLFLGNVPPSATEEELRALFSRFGPVAELRVLGRAPHPHYGFLTYESAKHAQDCLSAQPLYFPADSPDGVKLNVEEKKARGSAPRDGRDPPRRRPTSSHRAFPAPPRQPYRR; the protein is encoded by the exons GTTCTATAACAACTACTCGTCGTTCGTGCACGGCGGGCTGGACGCGCCGCACCGGGAGACCCTCCCCGTGGTCGGCCAGAAGCAGATCCACAACCGCATCCAGCAGCTCAACTTCCGCGACTGCCATGCCAAGATCAGCCAG GTGGACTCGCAGGCGACGCTCGGCAACGGCGTGGTGGTGCAGGTGACGGGCGAGTTATCCAACGGCGGCGCCCCCATGCGGCGCTTCACGCAGACCTTCGTGCTGGCGGCCCAGTCGCCCAAGAAGTACTACGTGCACAACGACATCTTCCGCTACCAG GACCTGGTGCCCGAGGACGAGGAGCCCGGCTCGCCCGCGGAGCCGGCGGGCTACTTCCCGCCGCCGCCCTTCCCGCCCGCCttccccgcgccgcccgccctcgACGAGCCCACGCTCAACGGCCACCAGCCCGAGCGTCTCCACG CGGCGGCCCCCGCAGCCCCCCTGGCGCCGGCCGAGCCGGAGCCCGAGCCGGCGGCGGTGCTGGCggcggcgcccgcgcccgcgcccgcgcccgctcccgctcccgcgCCCGCTGCCGCGCCCGAGCCCGCGCCGGAGCCCGAGCCGCCGCGCGAGCCCACGCCGCCGCCCGTGCAGCAGCCCCAGCCCG TGGTCCCGCCGGAGCCGAAGACGTACGCCAACCTGCTGAAGTCGTCCGCGCCGGTGTCggcggcgcccgcgcccgcccccgcctccgcccccgcccccgcgcccgccgccgcgcccgccccgcAGGAGCCGCGCCCGCGCGTGCCCCGCCCGCCCAGAGACTCGCAGCCCAATG GCAGCCGCAACGAGCGCGGGGCGCGCGACGAGCGGGGTGAGCGGGGTGAGCGAGGAGAGCGAGGAGAGCGAGGAGAGGCGCGGCGCTACTCGGACTCGCAGCAGCTGTTCCTGGGCAACGTGCCGCCGTCGGCCACGGAGGAGGAGCTGCGCGCGCTGTTCTCGCGCTTCGGGCCCGTGGCCGAGCTGCGCGTGCTGGGCCGCGCGCCGCACCCGCACTACGGCTTCCTCACGTACGAGAGCGCCAAACACGCGCAGGATTGTCTCAGCGCGCAG CCGCTGTACTTCCCGGCGGACAGCCCGGACGGCGTGAAGCTGAACGTGGAGGAGAAGAAGGCGCGCGGCTCGGCGCCCCGGGACGGCCGCGAccccccgcgccgccgccccacCTCCTCCCACCGCGCCTTCCCCGCCCCGCCCCGCCAGCCCTACCGCCGCTAA
- the LOC133515718 gene encoding ras GTPase-activating protein-binding protein 1 isoform X1, translating into MVMEASPSPSPQSVGREFVRQYYTLLNKAPTHLHRFYNNYSSFVHGGLDAPHRETLPVVGQKQIHNRIQQLNFRDCHAKISQVDSQATLGNGVVVQVTGELSNGGAPMRRFTQTFVLAAQSPKKYYVHNDIFRYQDLVPEDEEPGSPAEPAGYFPPPPFPPAFPAPPALDEPTLNGHQPERLHAAAPAAPLAPAEPEPEPAAVLAAAPAPAPAPAPAPAPAAAPEPAPEPEPPREPTPPPVQQPQPVVPPEPKTYANLLKSSAPVSAAPAPAPASAPAPAPAAAPAPQEPRPRVPRPPRDSQPNEGSRNERGARDERGERGERGERGERGEARRYSDSQQLFLGNVPPSATEEELRALFSRFGPVAELRVLGRAPHPHYGFLTYESAKHAQDCLSAQPLYFPADSPDGVKLNVEEKKARGSAPRDGRDPPRRRPTSSHRAFPAPPRQPYRR; encoded by the exons GTTCTATAACAACTACTCGTCGTTCGTGCACGGCGGGCTGGACGCGCCGCACCGGGAGACCCTCCCCGTGGTCGGCCAGAAGCAGATCCACAACCGCATCCAGCAGCTCAACTTCCGCGACTGCCATGCCAAGATCAGCCAG GTGGACTCGCAGGCGACGCTCGGCAACGGCGTGGTGGTGCAGGTGACGGGCGAGTTATCCAACGGCGGCGCCCCCATGCGGCGCTTCACGCAGACCTTCGTGCTGGCGGCCCAGTCGCCCAAGAAGTACTACGTGCACAACGACATCTTCCGCTACCAG GACCTGGTGCCCGAGGACGAGGAGCCCGGCTCGCCCGCGGAGCCGGCGGGCTACTTCCCGCCGCCGCCCTTCCCGCCCGCCttccccgcgccgcccgccctcgACGAGCCCACGCTCAACGGCCACCAGCCCGAGCGTCTCCACG CGGCGGCCCCCGCAGCCCCCCTGGCGCCGGCCGAGCCGGAGCCCGAGCCGGCGGCGGTGCTGGCggcggcgcccgcgcccgcgcccgcgcccgctcccgctcccgcgCCCGCTGCCGCGCCCGAGCCCGCGCCGGAGCCCGAGCCGCCGCGCGAGCCCACGCCGCCGCCCGTGCAGCAGCCCCAGCCCG TGGTCCCGCCGGAGCCGAAGACGTACGCCAACCTGCTGAAGTCGTCCGCGCCGGTGTCggcggcgcccgcgcccgcccccgcctccgcccccgcccccgcgcccgccgccgcgcccgccccgcAGGAGCCGCGCCCGCGCGTGCCCCGCCCGCCCAGAGACTCGCAGCCCAATG AAGGCAGCCGCAACGAGCGCGGGGCGCGCGACGAGCGGGGTGAGCGGGGTGAGCGAGGAGAGCGAGGAGAGCGAGGAGAGGCGCGGCGCTACTCGGACTCGCAGCAGCTGTTCCTGGGCAACGTGCCGCCGTCGGCCACGGAGGAGGAGCTGCGCGCGCTGTTCTCGCGCTTCGGGCCCGTGGCCGAGCTGCGCGTGCTGGGCCGCGCGCCGCACCCGCACTACGGCTTCCTCACGTACGAGAGCGCCAAACACGCGCAGGATTGTCTCAGCGCGCAG CCGCTGTACTTCCCGGCGGACAGCCCGGACGGCGTGAAGCTGAACGTGGAGGAGAAGAAGGCGCGCGGCTCGGCGCCCCGGGACGGCCGCGAccccccgcgccgccgccccacCTCCTCCCACCGCGCCTTCCCCGCCCCGCCCCGCCAGCCCTACCGCCGCTAA
- the LOC133515716 gene encoding uncharacterized protein LOC133515716 has product MNSTIGNLPVFEVGNDWKVFKERLSIWLSANAIIKTETGVDRQRAVLLSALNESAYKLVRELISPKTLEELSYEEIVEEVDKHLLPKKSLFAERHNFHRAIQQSDEDLTQWAARVRQLASDCKFGSVLDSMLRDRFVLGMQAGPVRDRLFTEDADTLTLTRALEIAVSLHSARTAARQSAAPSNSNQLTESVEVYKVSRGSSSNSGVECEVCGYSNHTVDKCRFKGYKCKSCGNKGHLKRMCKRRKRVNMLHSIDESNDDDVFAGEIL; this is encoded by the exons ATGAATTCGACGATCGGAAATTTACCTGTTTTTGAAGTCGGCAATGACTGGAAGGTGTTTAAGGAAAGATTAAGCATCTGGCTCAGTGCAAACGcaataattaaaacagaaacGGGGGTCGATCGTCAACGCGCCGTGTTGCTAAGTGCACTCAACGAGTCCGCGTATAAATTGGTACGCGAACTAATTTCACCGAAGACGCTGGAAGAGCTGTCTTATGAAGAAATTGTGGAAGAGGTGGACAAACATTTGTTGCCAAAAAAGTCGCTTTTTGCAGAAAGACACAATTTCCACAGGGCCATTCAACAAAGTGACGAAGATTTAACTCAGTGGGCTGCAAGAGTTCGTCAGTTAGCATCCGATTGCAAATTTGGTTCGGTATTGGATAGCATGCTGCGCGACCGGTTCGTATTGGGCATGCAGGCGGGACCCGTGCGGGACCGATTGTTCACAGAAGACGCAGATACCCTCACGCTAACACGAGCGCTAGAAATCGCAGTATCGTTGCACAGCGCGAGGACCGCCGCGCGCCAGTCGGCCGCGCCTAGCAACAGCAATCAGCTGACGGAGTCGGTCGAGGTCTATAAAGTATCAAGAGGTTCATCGTCTAATAGTGGTGTGGAATGTGAAGTGTGCGGGTACAGTAATCATACGGTCGATAAGTGTCGGTTCAAAGGTTACAAGTGCAAAAGCTGTGGCAACAAAGGCCACCTAAAACGTATGTGCAAGCGTAGGAAACGTGTAAATATGCTGCATTCAATCGATGAGAGTAACGATGATGATG TATTTGCAGGCGAAATATTATAA